A genomic region of Pyrus communis chromosome 14, drPyrComm1.1, whole genome shotgun sequence contains the following coding sequences:
- the LOC137715086 gene encoding alpha-1,3-arabinosyltransferase XAT3-like, which produces MMAKDSKTGVVGSTISMIFLLTIGLLYAAFTPNINPFETWMHARKDDKVIGVEEPLNSLFRRLVRGVDRIQLETTGFSCHSDVHSEVCVANRPIIVDKNALTVYVPSNEAQVEYKVQPYARKEDGTAMKAVTPVQILHGNISTPPACNFSYNIPAMIFSSGGFTGNLFHEFNEIIIPLFIMSRRFRSQLQFVITDFKPWWVSKYERILSSLSSYDVINSVENGSAHCYPGAVIGLKFHDNLALNSSDIPGGYSMFDFKQFLRESYMLKMKDVSNQMGEKPVLVLISRRKTRKFLNEDKMVEMMEELGFQVIAATPNQTSNLDTFSGLVNSCSVMVGAHGAGLTNALFLPAGAVLVQVVPLGLDWPSANYYGGPASEMGLNYLEYKIKPEESSLIDDYGPDHPVITDPMSISLKGYRAFRAVYVDGQNLKVNMVRFRETLAEALKLVGGSTPSN; this is translated from the exons ATGATGGCGAAGGACTCAAAAACTGGGGTGGTTGGTTCAACAATTTCAATGATTTTCTTGCTTACAATTGGTTTGCTTTATGCTGCATTCACCCCCAATATTAATCCCTTTGAAACAT GGATGCACGCCAGAAAAGATGATAAAGTCATTGGAGTGGAAGAGCCTCTCAATTCTCTCTTCAGAAGACTAGTTAGAG GGGTAGATCGAATTCAACTCGAAACCACCGGGTTTTCTTGCCACTCCGACGTTCACTCGGAAGTGTGCGTGGCTAATAGACCAATTATAGTTGACAAGAATGCTTTAACAGTTTATGTACCTTCAAATGAAGCCCAAGTTGAATACAAGGTTCAGCCATATGCAAGGAAAGAGGATGGGACTGCAATGAAGGCTGTCACACCAGTGCAAATACTACATGGAAACATTAGTACTCCTCCGGCTTGCAATTTTTCTTACAACATCCCAGCTATGATATTCTCTTCTGGTGGCTTCACCGGAAACCTATTTCACGAATTCAATGAGATCATCATCCCCTTGTTCATCATGTCACGCCGCTTTCGATCCCAGCTTCAGTTTGTCATAACTGATTTTAAGCCATGGTGGGTTAGCAAGTACGAACGAATTCTATCATCGTTGTCCAGTTATGATGTGATAAATTCGGTTGAAAATGGAAGTGCTCACTGCTATCCTGGAGCTGTCATAGGCCTTAAGTTTCATGACAACTTAGCGCTAAATTCTTCCGACATTCCAGGAGGGTACTCCATGTTTGACTTCAAGCAGTTCCTAAGAGAATCATACATGCTGAAAATGAAGGATGTCTCAAATCAGATGGGGGAAAAACCAGTGCTAGTTCTTATATCTCGTCGCAAAACAAGGAAGTTTTTGAATGAAGATAAGATGGTGGAAATGATGGAAGAATTAGGCTTTCAGGTTATCGCTGCAACGCCTAACCAGACATCTAACTTGGACACATTTTCGGGCTTAGTGAACTCTTGTAGCGTCATGGTTGGGGCTCACGGTGCTGGCCTTACAAATGCACTGTTCTTGCCAGCTGGGGCAGTGTTGGTGCAAGTGGTACCGCTGGGCCTAGATTGGCCATCAGCTAACTATTATGGTGGACCGGCGAGTGAAATGGGGCTAAATTACTTGGAATACAAGATTAAACCAGAGGAGAGTTCACTGATTGATGACTATGGTCCAGATCACCCGGTCATCACGGATCCCATGTCTATTTCCTTGAAGGGCTATCGGGCTTTTAGGGCTGTGTACGTTGATGGacaaaatctgaaggttaacaTGGTGAGGTTCCGAGAAACCCTCGCTGAAGCTCTAAAACTTGTTGGAGGCTCCACTCCTTCAAATTAA
- the LOC137715419 gene encoding uncharacterized protein: MSAPFGGPIGSNPSAAGAQPNRDPNMASAEQLVLELSNPQLRENALLELSKKRELFQDLAPLLWNSFGTIAALLQEIVSIYPVLSPPNLTPVQSNRVCNALALLQCVASHPDTRMLFLNAHIPLYLYPFLNTTSKSRPFEYLRLTSLGVIGALVKVDDTEVISFLLSTEIIPLCLRTMEMGSELSKTVATFIVQKILLDDVGLDYICTTAERFFAVGRVLGTMVASLADQHSSRLLKHIIRCYLRLSDNHRACDALRSCLPDMLRDTTFSVSLREDPTTRRWLQQLLHNVGVSRVPALQAGGGFDHMMVN, encoded by the exons ATGAGTGCACCGTTTGGAGGTCCGATCGGTTCCAACCCCAGTGCTGCCGGAGCCCAGCCGAACAGGGACCCTAACATGGCGTCGGCGGAGCAGTTGGTGCTCGAACTCAGCAACCCTCAACTTCGTGAAAACGCGCTCCTTGAACTCTCTAAG AAGAGAGAATTATTTCAAGATTTGGCTCCATTGTTGTGGAATTCTTTTGGTACTATTGCTGCTCTGTTACAG GAGATAGTTTCAATATACCCTGTTCTTTCACCACCAAATTTAACTCCTGTCCAATCAAATCGAGTTTGCAATGCTCTAGCGCTTCTTCAG TGTGTGGCATCGCACCCAGACACAAGGATGTTATTCCTTAATG CTCATATACCTTTATATTTGTACCCTTTTCTTAATACAACAAGCAAGTCAAGGCCTTTCGAGTACTTGAGGCTTACTAGCTTAGGAGTCATTGGTGCCTTAGTGAAG GTCGATGATACAGAAGTGATTAGTTTTCTTCTATCAACTGAAATAATTCCGTTGTGCCTGCGAACTATGGAAATGGGTAGTGAACTGTCAAAAACA GTGGCTACATTTATTGTTCAAAAGATTTTGTTGGATGATGTGGGCTTGGATTATATCTGTACTACAGCTGAGCGGTTTTTCGCAGTGGGTCGAGTCTTGGGAACCATGGTTGCATCACTTGCTGACCAGCATTCGTCTCGCTTACTAAAACACATTATTCGATGTTATCTTCGATTGTCAGATAACCATAG GGCTTGTGATGCTTTGAGGAGCTGTCTTCCCGATATGTTGAGAGATACTACCTTCAGTGTTTCCCTCCGT GAAGATCCAACTACAAGGAGATGGTTGCAGCAGCTACTTCACAACGTTGGTGTTAGTCGGGTTCCTGCGCTTCAGGCTGGAGGAGGATTTGATCATATGATGGTGAACTAA
- the LOC137714486 gene encoding ribonuclease 3-like protein 3 — translation MDRTVQPSLEMQQSVAAVEQIVGYDFRNKRLLEEALTHSSYSESPSYQRLEFVGDAVLSLALSNHFFLAYPGVEPGTLSLLRSANVSTEKLARVAVRHGLYCHLRHNAPALRDKVREFTEAVTGEDETPLVYRGSVRAPKVLADMVESVAAAMYVDLNLDLEKLWMKFRCLLEPIVTLEEVQGQPQPVTVLFELCQKHGKHVDIKHWRDETKSIASVYVDGVFVASGSSEQKEIAKFDAAKIALLKLSNSLGVSGRSMRFIAGIDGKFQIEEAKQKLHELCDKKKWPKPIYTIEKDEGPSHEKRFVSSVKIATADGVLYITGDERPRIKDADNSAASSMICALQESVLLQHTSTTIFQFSNMTVFSTTSASLDRELPPSPEMKDKVTAMEKIVGHNFKNKRLLEEALTHPSVTNFPSYERLAVLGDAALGMAMSKHLFLVYPDMNQGDFSKLRSTNVSTMKFARAAVKHGFDHCLRHNSPALEIQVGEFAKAVSNEEDETDLLYGGTMQPNHPLADIVEAVAAAIYIDLNYDLDKLWKTFKHVLEPMVTLEDLLDHPVSNLFKFCQKHGKRFEIEKARNYDKNISICNVYVDGNCIASAIGKNISIAKRHAAREALSKLSKFGTSYGSFEVVAENEPKKILKELCEKKSIGKPTYRIEKEFGPVHEKRFVSSVEIETLDGVLYKRGDEKPRKRDAENSAASLMIIMMNTKEATKIKGGYFPEEAF, via the exons ATGGATCGTACGGTCCAGCCATCGCTGGAAATGCAGCAATCCGTGGCAGCCGTGGAGCAAATCGTGGGCTACGATTTTAGGAACAAGAGGCTTCTAGAAGAAGCTCTGACCCACTCCTCTTACTCCGAATCGCCGTCGTACCAGCGCCTCGAATTCGTCGGCGACGCCGTACTCAGCCTCGCCCTCAGCAACCACTTCTTCCTTGCTTATCCTGGGGTCGAACCCGGCACTCTCTCTCTGCTGCGCTCCGCCAACGTCAGCACCGAGAAGCTCGCACGTGTGGCTGTCCGGCACGGCCTTTACTGCCACCTCCGCCACAATGCACCTGCTCTCCGGGATAAG GTTAGGGAGTTTACTGAAGCTGTCACTGGAGAAGACGAGACGCCGCTTGTATATCGTGGTTCTGTGAGAGCTCCTAAGGTTCTTGCAGATATGGTGGAGTCTGTGGCAGCAGCAATGTATGTTGACTTGAATTTGGATCTGGAAAAATTATGGATG AAATTTAGGTGCCTTTTGGAGCCTATAGTTACTCTTGAAGAAGTGCAAGGTCAACCTCAACCTGTTACAGTGTTGTTTGAGCTTTGCCAGAAGCACGGGAAACATGTTGATATCAAACATTGGAGAGATGAGACCAAAAGTATTGCTAGTGTCTATGTTGATGGCGTGTTTGTTGCCTCGGGTTCTTCTGAGCAGAAGGAGATTGCCAAGTTTGATGCTGCTAAGATAGCTCTTTTAAAGTTGTCAAATTCGTTGGGGGTAAGTGGCAGGTCGATGAGATTTATTGCAGGAATTGATGGAAAGTTtcaaattgaagaagcaaaacaGAAGTTGCATGAGCTTTGTGACAAGAAGAAGTGGCCTAAACCAATTTACAC CATTGAGAAAGATGAAGGTCCTTCACATGAGAAGAGATTTGTATCCTCAGTCAAAATTGCAACTGCGGATGGTGTACTATACATAACAGGAGATGAAAGGCCGAGAATAAAAGATGCGGACAACTCTGCAGCTTCGTCAATGATCTGTGCTTTGCAAGAATCTG TTTTGCTTCAACATACATCAACGACGATCTTCCAATTCAGCAACATGACAGTCTTCAGCACTACCTCAGCATCCCTCGATCGCGAGCTCCCGCCATCGCCTGAAATGAAAGATAAAGTGACGGCCATGGAGAAAATCGTAGGCCACAACTTCAAGAACAAGAGGCTTCTAGAGGAAGCTCTCACACACCCCTCCGTCACAAACTTCCCATCGTATGAGCGTTTAGCTGTGCTCGGTGACGCTGCCCTTGGCATGGCTATGAGTAAGCACCTCTTTCTTGTTTACCCCGACATGAATCAAGGTGACTTCTCTAAGCTCCGGTCCACCAATGTTAGTACGATGAAGTTCGCACGCGCTGCTGTAAAACATGGGTTTGATCACTGCCTTCGTCACAATTCTCCTGCTCTCGAAATTCAG GTTGGGGAGTTTGCCAAAGCGGTTtcgaatgaagaagatgagacGGATCTTTTATATGGTGGGACTATGCAGCCCAATCATCCTCTTGCAGATATTGTGGAAGCAGTGGCAGCTGCCATATACATTGACTTGAACTATGATCTGGACAAACTATGGAAG ACATTTAAGCATGTCTTGGAGCCTATGGTTACTCTCGAAGACTTGCTGGATCACCCTGTGTCAAATTTGTTTAAGTTTTGCCAAAAGCATGGAAAGCGCTTTGAGATCGAGAAGGCGAGaaattatgataaaaatataaGTATTTGTAATGTGTATGTTGATGGAAACTGCATTGCCTCGGCTATTggaaaaaatatttcaattgcCAAGCGTCATGCTGCAAGAGAAGCCCTATCTAAGTTGTCCAAATTCGGCACAAGCTATGGGTCGTTTGAAGTTGTTGCTGAAAATGAACCTAAAAAGATTTTGAAGGAGCTTTGTGAGAAGAAGAGCATCGGTAAACCAACTTACAG AATTGAGAAAGAATTTGGTCCTGTGCATGAGAAGAGATTTGTATCATCAGTTGAAATTGAAACTTTAGATGGTGTGCTATATAAGAGAGGAGATGAAAAGCCAAGAAAACGAGATGCGGAGAATTCTGCGGCTTCCTTGATGATCATTATGATGAACACTAAAGAAGCAACTAAAATTAAGGGTGGCTATTTTCCAGAGGAAGCcttttaa